From the Atribacterota bacterium genome, the window ACCAGGTTATCACCTCCATGGACTGGGCCAAGCGGGAGGAGGTGTTAGAGAGCCTCCAGCTTGTCCAATGGGACCTCGTGATTGTGGACGAGGCCCACCGTATGAGCGCCAGCGACCCCGAACATAAAACCGATCGCTACCGGCTGGGAGAACAACTTTCTCAGAAGACTCACCATTTTCTTTTGCTCACTGGAACCCCTCATAAAGGCGATCCAGTCAATTTTTGCTTGTTTTTACAGCTTTTAGATCGGGATGTCTACGGGGATGTGCGCAGCCTGGAGGAGGCCATGCACCGGAGCCACGCACCCTTTTACCTGCGTCGCACCAAAGAGGCCCTGGTCACTTTCCCCGACCCCGAAACCGGGAAGGTGCGGAGGCTCTTCACCAACCGGGAGGTCCGCACCGTCCGCTTCGACCTGGACGGGGAGGAGTTCGACTTCTACGAGCACCTCACCCGTTACGTGCAAGATCAGTCCATGCGTGCCGCGGCCGACGACTCGGTCCGAGGGCGGGTCCTCGGCTTTACAATGGCCATGTACCAGCGCCGTTTTGCTTCTAGCATTTATGCCGTGCGCATGAGCCTGGAGCGGCGCCTTAAGAAGCTGGAGCGCCAACCCCAGACGCCCCAGCCGCCAGCCGTGGATCTATCCCGCCTGGAGGACATCGAAGAACTTCCCGATAATGAAGTCGCCCGCCTTGAGGAAGAGGTGGAGGCGGACTCCCTACCTTTTGAGCGTGAGCTGATTCAACGCGAAATTCGTGACCGCGGATGTTGGTGCAAAGGGCAAAAGAACTGGAGGATCGTGGGCGGTCTTCCAAGTTGGAGAAACTGCAGGAGGTACTCTCGGATCAGAATATCTTCAGCGACCCCAACATGAAGCTTATCATCTTCACAGAGTTCAAGGAGACGCTGGATTTTCTGGTGGAACAGTTGCGTCAGTGGGGATTGCGCGTCACCCAGATTCATGGTGGGATGAGAATCGGGGATCGCGATACGCCAGACACGCGCCTCTGGGCAGAGCAGAGGTTCCGGGAGGAAGCTCAGGTTCTGGTGGCAACCGAAGCCGCTGGGGAAGGCATTAATCTCCAGTTTTGCTGGTTGATGATTAACTACGACATTCCTTGGAATCCCATACGCTTGGAGCAGCGTATGGGGCGCATCCACCGCTACGGGCAGGAGCGGGACTGCTTGATTTTCAACTTCGTGGCTGCCAACACCCGGGAGGGTCAGGTGTTGGGGCGGCTCCTGGAGCGCCTGAAGGAGATTCGCAAGGAGCTGGGGAGCGACCAGGTCTTCGATGTGGTGGGCCAAGTGATCCCCGCCAACTATCTGGAACGCCTTTTCCGCGATCTCTACGCGGGCCGGGTGAGCCCGCAGGCCGCCCTGGAGCGGCTGGTCACGGATTTGGATCGCGAGCGCTTCGCCCGCATCTGCCGTTCCACCCTGGAGGGCTTGGCCAGACGGGATCTCAATCTCTCGGCCATCCTCGGCAAAACTGCCGAGGCGAAGGAGCGTCGGCTGGTGCCCGAGGTGGTGGAGGAGTTCTTCCTGCAGGCTGCGCCGTTGGTGGGACTATCCATTTCTCAAAAGCGCGATGGGGTGTATATGATTGATCGTGTCCCCCGGCACCTGATCCAGGTGAGTGAGCGGCTGGAGGCGCGCTTCGGTCCCCTGAGCCGCGATTACCGACGCATTACTTTTGATAAGCGGCGCTTGAGCCAGGACCCCACCTTAGAGTGGGTGACGCCGGGACATCCTCTCTTTGAAGCAGTTCGGGAAGCCCTCTGGGAAGAGGTACAGGAAGACTTATGCCGGGGCGCTGTCTTTTACGGGATTGGCCGGAAACCTCCTGCGCGGCTGGAGGTCTTTGCCGCTTCAATAGCTGACGGACGGGAGAACATCCTGCATCGCCGCCTTTTTGTGGTGGAAATCACAGAAAGCGGAGAGAAACGACTGTGCCAGCCAACGGTGTTCCTCGACTTAATACCCGCTAATTCGCCACCGGCGGAAAAGCCATCAATTCCAGTAGACTCCCAGGAGGTTGAAAGGTTTCTTTTCGAGGAGGGACTCAGAGCGTTTTTGGAGGAAGTGAAGCAGGAACGCCTGAAAGAACTCGAGACAATCACTCGACACGTGGAATTGAGCCTAAACACCCTAATTGACCGGCAACAGCGGCAGATTGCGGAGCTTATAGAACGCCAGCAGCACGGTGAAGAGGTGTCTTTGGCCCTAATTGAGGCCCAAAAGCGCCTGGAAGAGTTGATCGACCGCTTCGAACGCCGTCGCCGGGAGCTGGCCCAGGAACAAAAGCTCGCCATCGCCGACATCGCGCGGATTGGATCTGCCCTGGTTTTGCCTTACCCGGAGGAGGAAGCGGTGCGTGAACTTATCCCCGACGTGGAAGTGGAGCGTATTGCTATGGAGGTGGCTATGCGCTACGAGCGGGAACGCGGCTGGTTGCCGGAAGATGTCTCGGGGGAAAACCGGGGATTTGACATCCTTTCCCGCCACCCTGAAAGTGGGCAGGTTCGCTTCATCGAGGTCAAGGGCCGTGCGGCCTC encodes:
- a CDS encoding DEAD/DEAH box helicase gives rise to the protein MNVLQPGIILEGNFWPERVRVIGAQQIGSHIKVEAVGERTHQFYSRLLSPEDLAQVCQVSPLAIDFCGRPEAFFLGIEAHRIRYAYQFDPLYAFHVSQVDPLPHQIEAVYHYILRNPRVRFLLADDPGSGKTIMAGLVLKELKLRGLVGRTLIIVPANLVFQWQRELRDRFREHFDIIWGVDFKNAYGVNPWQDKNQVITSMDWAKREEVLESLQLVQWDLVIVDEAHRMSASDPEHKTDRYRLGEQLSQKTHHFLLLTGTPHKGDPVNFCLFLQLLDRDVYGDVRSLEEAMHRSHAPFYLRRTKEALVTFPDPETGKVRRLFTNREVRTVRFDLDGEEFDFYEHLTRYVQDQSMRAAADDSVRGRVLGFTMAMYQRRFASSIYAVRMSLERRLKKLERQPQTPQPPAVDLSRLEDIEELPDNEVARLEEEVEADSLPFERELIQREIRDRGCWCKGQKNWRIVGGLPSWRNCRRYSRIRISSATPT
- a CDS encoding DUF3883 domain-containing protein, translating into MEKLQEVLSDQNIFSDPNMKLIIFTEFKETLDFLVEQLRQWGLRVTQIHGGMRIGDRDTPDTRLWAEQRFREEAQVLVATEAAGEGINLQFCWLMINYDIPWNPIRLEQRMGRIHRYGQERDCLIFNFVAANTREGQVLGRLLERLKEIRKELGSDQVFDVVGQVIPANYLERLFRDLYAGRVSPQAALERLVTDLDRERFARICRSTLEGLARRDLNLSAILGKTAEAKERRLVPEVVEEFFLQAAPLVGLSISQKRDGVYMIDRVPRHLIQVSERLEARFGPLSRDYRRITFDKRRLSQDPTLEWVTPGHPLFEAVREALWEEVQEDLCRGAVFYGIGRKPPARLEVFAASIADGRENILHRRLFVVEITESGEKRLCQPTVFLDLIPANSPPAEKPSIPVDSQEVERFLFEEGLRAFLEEVKQERLKELETITRHVELSLNTLIDRQQRQIAELIERQQHGEEVSLALIEAQKRLEELIDRFERRRRELAQEQKLAIADIARIGSALVLPYPEEEAVRELIPDVEVERIAMEVAMRYERERGWLPEDVSGENRGFDILSRHPESGQVRFIEVKGRAASGPIVLTPNEYKAARRLRKDYWLYVVFDCATKPQLLAVQDPAQLEWEPVMKIDYFRISPYKIEKEGMR